CCCGTTATGGTCGCCAAGTCTGGGGCTCCCTTGCTGAAGCCAGAGGCTGAGGCTGCATTAAAAAGGTATCTCCTCCCTTTAGCAACAATCTTAACACCTAATAGGTTTGAAGCTGAGAGACTTATTGGCGGGAAGGTTAGGAGCATTGAAGATGCCAAAAGGGCGGCTAAAGAGATATGTTCTATGGGACCGAAAGCCGTTATTATTAAAGGTGGACACTTAGATGTTCCAAAAGAAGCAGTTGATGTTCTCTATTATATGGGTGAATACAAGATATTTAAAGCGCCAAGATTAGATGCGAGGACAACTCATGGAACTGGCTGTAGTTTCTCAGCGGCTATAACAGCATTCATAGCGAAGGGTGAAGACATATTATCAGCGATTAAACATGCGAAGGATTTCATTATAGAGGCGATAAAATTTGGTTTAGCTATCGGTAAGGGTGCTGGACCAGTTAATCCGCTAGCCCCATTGTATCGTGAGGCTGCAAAATATAGCGTTTTAAAAAGTGTTGATGAGGCTAGAAAGATTCTTGAATCTTCACCCCATATCGCTGAGCTGGCACCTGAAGTTGGAATAAACGTTGCAATGGCGCTTCCCTATGCTGAGAGCATTAAGGACGTGGTGGCCATCCCCGGAAGATTAATGAAAGCCTTTAACAGCGTTAAATCCTCCTCTCCACCTGAGTTTGGGGCTTCAAGCCATTTAGCTCGATATCTGCTTGAGTTAATGAAATACGACCCTGAAAAAAAGGCCGCAATTAATATAAAATTTTCAACGAAGATAATCGAGATACTTAGGGAAATGGGTCTGAAAATATCATTTTATGATAGAAAGGAGGAGCCTCCTGAAGTTAAATACGCTGAGGGCATGACTATACCATGGGGTGTTAGGCAAGCCATCTCAAGAATAAGCGGGGTTCCCGACGTCATATATCATATGGGGGATTTTGGGAAGGAACCAATGATAGTTATCTTTGGAAAGGATGCCGCTGAACTGGCAAGAAAAATTGCTGAGATACCATCTAAACTATTCCGGTAGCCGAGTTACAAGTATCACTGTAAAGCGAAGAGACCAGTTTAGAGGCGCCAAGTAGGGAACTAAAGCAACTTTAAATAATAGGAATTAAAGAAATTATCAGTAAAGATTGCTAAAATTGGTGTTAAAATAATGAGGATAAAATTTCCAAGGATGCGCCTTCCCTTGATTATTTTTGTAATACTTGTTTTGTCCCTCTTAACCTCCGGGCTTATAATAATTAACTCTGTTTTAACTAGCAATTTAACTGAGGATGGATGTATATATTTTAAGACTGATCTTATTGAGTTTAAGTTCCCAAGAAACTGGTCCGCTGGTAAGTGGAAATATGAAAATGGAAGCAAGTACTTGTTCGGCGTGAGTATAACAAATATTGATAGTAGCGCATATATCTGCTTAGCGTTTCATAATGAGGAAAGTACTCGTGAAATAATGGAGAAATACAATCTTGCCAATGAGATGGAAATCACATTATTTGAGGTTAAATTAACTTACGAGGGACTGAATAAGAGTAGTGGGCAGGCGGTTTTACATTTTATGGAGAATGGAACGATAACCCTCTCATTCGGCCAAGCTTATTACAGAATTATATTTATAGAAAATGCGCTTAAACGCGGCGATATTTCATATAATTTCACTGGAATGTTTGCGTCTGTATTAATAAAGGATCGCCTCCTTGAAATTTTCTCATATGATCTAAAAGGCACTTGGAATGAAACAAGAAGGGTTCTCCAGATAATTTTAGATTCTTTAGTGGTGAAAGAAGAATGAGGTGGAAAGAATGGAATTCGGTCGAATATTAAATCTAATAATAGGGGGAGCAATCTGTCTTTTCATCTTCCTTATACTTGAGGAGGCAATACGACAATTTTTCATATCCTCAAATATTCTTGGTATATTAATTTTTGATGAAGCGCGATTAGCTTATAATCTTATTAAAATCGGATGCGCTTATTTACCAGCTGGATTTTTAGGTGGATTATTTGTTGGATATAGGGATAAGGAGAATCTTAAAATAATTCTTCTCTTTCCCAGTATAATTGGCTTTATATTCTGGGCGATTTTAAATTACTTCTTTGGTTATTGGGGATTTATACCAGTAGATTATTTAAACATGGTTATTATGCCGCTGTTCTCACTGACGGCTGGCGCATATTTAGGCGGCTACACTGTTAATTGGCCTACTGAGAGAAAACCTAAAGAGGAAAGAGTGAGTCTCATATTTAAGGAATAAGTTATAGGATTACCAGTATTGATATGTCATTCACGTTAGTTCCGGTGGGACCAGTATAAATTAGGTCTCGCAACTCCTTAAAGAAGGAATAGGAATCATTATTGTATAGGTACTCTTTAGCATTAAGTCCCATCATCTCTGAGCGATATACCGTGTTTCCATCAACTATTGCTCCTGCAGCATCGGTTGGCCCATCGATACCATCTGTACTCACTGAAGCTAAAGCCACGCCTCCTAATCCAGATATATTTAGTGCTGAAGCTAAAGCTATCTCCTGATTTCTGCCACCAATGCCTCTGCCCACTACTGTAACAGTTGTTTCTCCCCCTATAACTATGCCTGCAGGTCTTGGTATCGGATTACCTGAAGAAATAATTTCTTTAGCTATAGCACCAATAAATAAGCCAATATTCCGAGCTTCACCCTCAGCGTATGATGTTAATAGCAGGGTATTTAGCCCAATACTTTTTAACTCATTTACCGCTGAAAGACACGCAATTCTATTGCCCCCTACAATAAAATTGTGGGTTCTCTCAAAACATGGGTCGCCCTGTTTCGGCGTCTCTTTAATCAATCCTTTCTCACCATCCTGAAGAAGTTTTTTAATAGATTCTGGGGCACTATCCCAAAGATTATATCTTTTTAGAATGCTAATTGCATCTTTGAACGTTGTTGAATCAGGAACCGTTGGACCAGAAGCTATTGCATCTAGTGGATCGCCTATTACATCTGAAAGCAATAATCCAATTAATGTCGCTGGATAAGCGCTTCTCGCCAATTGTCCGCCCTTAAATTTTGACAAATGCTTCCTGACAACATTTATCTCATTAATCGTCGCCCCAGATTTCAAAAGTGCTTCTGTAATCCTTCTTTTATCCTCAAGAGAAATTTTTTCATGCGGATAAGCCATGAGACTTGATCCTCCCCCAGATATTAAGCATATTATTAGATCTGATTCCTCGGCTTTTTCAGCAATCTCCATAATCTTTTTTGCGCCACTCACGCTATTTTGATCTGGAACCGGATGACTTGCCTCATGAATCTTTATTATACTAGTTTTAAACTTATTTGAAGTTCCGTAAGGAACAACTACTATTCCATCACTTATTCTTTCCCCTAAAATTTCCTCAATAGCTTCAGCCATATATCCACTTGCCTTTCCACCACCAATCACAAATATTCTCCTAAAACGTCTGAGGTCAAAGGATTTATTGTCTATTACGAGCTTTTCCTCAAATATCCTAACTTTCGAATAAATGAGAGCTTTCGGATTCACTGATTCCATAACTTTCTCAACAACATCTAAAACTATTTTTCTAGCTTTCCAGTCGACATCGGAAAGAGCATTGCTAAGTAGTGTTTCCTTATTCTTGATTTTAACGCTCATGCAATATCACCAGAGATACTAGGTTATTGTTATTAGTTTTTGATAGTGATAAAAAGAGTTCTACCGATTATTATTACTAATGCTTCATAAAATACTTTATGCTGGTGACTTAATTCCTACGTATTTAGCACCAAGCTAGAAAATTATTTTTCTCAGAGTATCATTTTCTTTTGTGGGAGAGTATTTGGGAACATTAATCAATTTACCTAATATTCGTGAATCAATCTTCTATAATAAGACCTCTGGTGAGAATGTTGAATGCATACTATGCGAGCGAAGATGCGTGATTCCCTCGGGAAGATATGGATTTTGTAGAACGCGATTAAATATTGATGGTAAACTTTATACAGTGGTTTATGGCGCCTTAAGCGCTATAGAAAGCAGGCCGATAGAGATTAAACCCTTCTTCCACTATTGGCCAGGCTCAACAGCCCTTACATTCTCTACATGGTCATGTAATTTTAATTGTCCATGGTGCCAGAATTGGAGCTTATCAAAGACTTCGCCAAACCCGGAGAGCATGGAATATTATGAGCCGTTTGATATTGTTGACTTAGCTCTCCAGTCTGGTGATGAGGGATTATGCGCAAGCTTTCAGGAGCCCACGCTACTAACCGATTGGAATATTGATACCTTTAAGATTGGGCGCGAGAGAGGTTTGTATGCATGCTATGTTTCAAATGGATATATGACGCTTGAGGTCTTGAGAGTCCTTCGGGAGTCTGGTATGGATGGGCTAAAGATCGACATTAAGGGGGATTCCGAGGTTTACGAAAAATTCTGTGGTGGGATAGAATTAGAGAAGGTTTGGAGAAATGTCAGGGAGGCGAAGAAAATGGGTTTCCACATTGAATTAGTTAACCTTGTGATCACTGATGTTAATGATGATGAGGAGTGTTTGAGGGAGATTATTGAAAGAGCGCTTAAAGAGACTGGTCCAGATACACCAATTCACTTCACAAGATATTATCCAGCATATAAATTTGATAAGCCAGCAACCAGCATAAAGACCCTAGAGAAAGCCTACGAGATGGCTAGGAGCATGGGTATGTTATATCCATATATAGGCAATGTTCCAGGGCATAGATATGAGCATACGTACTGCCCGAACTGCAATGAGCCGCTTATAAAAAGGTATGGTTTCAGTGTCGTGCGCTATAATGTCACAAAGGATAATAAGTGTCCGAAGTGTGGCGCCAGCATAAATATACATGGAAGATACGTTAGGAAGGGGCACATCTAGCATATTATTGGGGGATGATCTATTCCACTGGCACTAAGCGCTCCTCTCCATAATCGACTATTACCCTCATATAACCCCTCAGCTTCCGATCAACTTCAGGGTCTCCAGTATCAACTCTAAGTTTTCTCAGACCCTTCATTTTCTGCTTTGTTGCTACAATAATTATATTCTCCACGCCAACTTTACTAATGACTCTTGGGCTTATCTGCTGGTTTCCTCTACCAAATATAAAGCCCTGTCCGCCTATCGGCGTGACAACTATTTTAGCTCTCCTATTATCTATACTCTCAAGTATTTCAGCCTCATTAACGTCACGCTTTATTATCTTCCCATTAAGCAATAGATCCACTCCAAGAAGGGTTTTTTCCTCACTTAGAAGCGCTACTATTGCCCTTAACGTTGTTCCCGGACCGAGAATATATACCGTATCTGGTTCCATGATATTATCAATAAAGTGAATTGCAATTGCCGCCTGATTATGTAGTTCATCATCGGTTAATATCGTGGACTCTTTAATTCCCTGAATTATCTCGGGCTCATAGGGAACTAGTATGTATCCATATAGCCTAGATGAGAGACGACCCTCCCTAAAAGATTCCTCATCAACATCCATAACTTCAGCTTCTCTAACTGGCAACCCCTCATTAAAGAAGCGAGCGGCTAACTCTGCCGCAGCCTCCGGATTAATTGCAAAGACTGCACTGTGCATCTTCACACCGCTTGGAACCCCAAGTACTGGCAGATTTAATCCGACAACATCCATAATATCTCTTGCAGTTCCATCTCCACCACAGAATACGAGCAAATTAATCTTCTCCTCCATCATTCTTTTAGCGATTTCTTTCGTATCCTCAGATGTCGTCTCATTCTTTCTCTGACCTATGGTGGTATGCTCAAGACCTACGTTTTGAGCCTCAAATTCCCCCATCCAGCCTGCTCCAACAAGAAGGTTAATCTCTTTACTTAAGTGCTTTATATGTGAGAGAAAGATTTCAGCTCTCTGCGGCGCAACTGGCTTAGCGCCCATTTTTATTGCTTTCTCTAATATTTCCTTACCATCCGTCCCTTTAAGGCCCACAGAACCCCCCATTCCAGCTATTGGATTAACAATTAACCCTAAACTTTTCTTCTTATCCAAGATGATGCTTCACCACATTCTTAGAAGTGTTATATTCCCCTATAGGCTTGAAATATTTAAGTCTCTCTGCCTTGGACAAAAATGGTTAAAAAATATTCAATCGCCGATTTTATAAAAGAGGAGAGAAAATCAGATATTTTTGGACCAAAATTAAATCCTTAAATTAAAAGGTCTTGAACACCAATACTTGAGAATTTCTCAGATATGGAAGGGTTATAAATATTGGTGATTTTCATCATTATTCTCCAATATATATAAGGTCAAGAATGGATCTTCTAAATTTTTGGAAGTTTTATTGACATAAAAATTGGCCATTAAGGTCAAAAAGGATGTGCTTAAATCTATCTCAATTCTGGACTAATTTTATAGCTATTAAATAGCAATAATCTATATCTCCCGATGCTCTGGAAAATAATCTTTTGCGAAGATAAAAATCACAATCTCACAGCTGCATATCAACAGCTGACGTTTTTGTTTCTTATTAGTGAAGCCCAACATCCATCATTTCTAGACTAGTTGTTTTATTCTGGGGCTTCTTATACGCTAGGAAATGGACTGATTTTTTATCTCACTAAACTAGTAAGGACATGTTATCTTAATCTTTTGGATAGAATATTTATCCCATTTACATGAAGGAACTTTGCTAAGCACTGTTTTCTCTTGGAACCTGTATCTAATTTTCAGGAGACTTCACGAAAGATATGGATGTCTAGCTTTCGGATAGGAAAAATGTCCCATAATAGATAAAGACATTTACAGTTAGCATTTTATTACTTCAAGCCTTATGTTACTCTCCTCATCTTTATGGATAGAGTAATCATCAATGCTTTCTATTCTCTTGAAGACCCATTTGTAAGGGAATTTAGCCGCTAAAATAGCTAGTTTAACCAGATATATCTCAAACATATTTAAGAAATCAAATAGCTTCTTTACTTGGTCTTTTGAGAAGTATGCTCTCTCAGCGTTCGGTGCCTTAACCTCAAAGGCTAGCACGCAATCCCCTTTAGTTGCGAAGACATCTGGCAGTGGCTCATTACTTGGCGCTGAGACTGGAACCCTAACTGACTTAAAGCCCATCTCACGGAGTCTCTTGACTAGGTCCCTCTCAGCCTGATATCCCCGCTTCTTTATCCGCCTGATCTCCTTTACCGTTAGGATTCTACCGCGCCTACCCTTACCCTTCCGCTTACTCTTTGCGGCTAACTCTCTCAAAGACATTTTCAGCACCCTTTCCCTCTTATTAGTAATTCCTACCTTCTTTCTTCTAGGGGTCTTATAGCCAATCTTATTAAATCCATAAGCCAATCTGAGAAGGTTCTGGCATTAGCATACTTTTGATACTTCTTCTTATATGGAACTTTAGATATCATGTGCATCTCAAGCATCTTCCTTACGTAATATTTTGCTGTTGAGCGTGGTATGCCAGCCTCTTTCGCTAGGTCACCGCTCGTGAACACCATGCTTAGGCGCGAGTAAGCCTTTATAACTTCTGCTGGAAAGGGCATGGACGCATTCACTATCCTAATTATCTCTTCGCTTAATTGGGACATTTTTCAGCCCCCATTTTGGATTAAAAAAATTACCTTAAGAGAACTAATAAAACTTCCGCAAGTAGAATGAGAAAAGTAAAACCCTTTTATATGTCAGTTTAATCTCAGAAAAATATTAAATCACCACTCTTTTTATGTCCTCATCTTCGATTTTTGGAGAGATAGCCCTTCTTCTGTTTTATGGACTATTTAATTAACCAAGAAATTCATCTCAGGTTTAGAATTTATCGTGTCTATTTCGGTCTTATTTACTATCTATTTTATGCATTGTTAAACACGTCAAACGTAAATGATGTGAAAATTGTTTACTTCATTAAGGTGAACTATGATATTTTGGAGAAAGTCTCTGAGCTGTAGTACTGGGACTATCGGAGTTTTCTCATAGAATTTTTGCTGGGCTGGTAGGAGCGACAATATTATTGGCACAAAGTATGCATGTTCCCATCCGGTA
The DNA window shown above is from Candidatus Bathyarchaeia archaeon and carries:
- a CDS encoding bifunctional hydroxymethylpyrimidine kinase/phosphomethylpyrimidine kinase gives rise to the protein MFGIIGDLRKVPVAITIAGSDSGGGAGVQADLKTFAALGVHGTTAITCITAQNTYSITSIECAKPEIVREQIRQVAEDMGINAGKTGMLYTEEIIRAVSEEISKYGFPLIVDPVMVAKSGAPLLKPEAEAALKRYLLPLATILTPNRFEAERLIGGKVRSIEDAKRAAKEICSMGPKAVIIKGGHLDVPKEAVDVLYYMGEYKIFKAPRLDARTTHGTGCSFSAAITAFIAKGEDILSAIKHAKDFIIEAIKFGLAIGKGAGPVNPLAPLYREAAKYSVLKSVDEARKILESSPHIAELAPEVGINVAMALPYAESIKDVVAIPGRLMKAFNSVKSSSPPEFGASSHLARYLLELMKYDPEKKAAINIKFSTKIIEILREMGLKISFYDRKEEPPEVKYAEGMTIPWGVRQAISRISGVPDVIYHMGDFGKEPMIVIFGKDAAELARKIAEIPSKLFR
- a CDS encoding glycerate kinase — encoded protein: MSVKIKNKETLLSNALSDVDWKARKIVLDVVEKVMESVNPKALIYSKVRIFEEKLVIDNKSFDLRRFRRIFVIGGGKASGYMAEAIEEILGERISDGIVVVPYGTSNKFKTSIIKIHEASHPVPDQNSVSGAKKIMEIAEKAEESDLIICLISGGGSSLMAYPHEKISLEDKRRITEALLKSGATINEINVVRKHLSKFKGGQLARSAYPATLIGLLLSDVIGDPLDAIASGPTVPDSTTFKDAISILKRYNLWDSAPESIKKLLQDGEKGLIKETPKQGDPCFERTHNFIVGGNRIACLSAVNELKSIGLNTLLLTSYAEGEARNIGLFIGAIAKEIISSGNPIPRPAGIVIGGETTVTVVGRGIGGRNQEIALASALNISGLGGVALASVSTDGIDGPTDAAGAIVDGNTVYRSEMMGLNAKEYLYNNDSYSFFKELRDLIYTGPTGTNVNDISILVIL
- the amrS gene encoding AmmeMemoRadiSam system radical SAM enzyme, whose amino-acid sequence is MGTLINLPNIRESIFYNKTSGENVECILCERRCVIPSGRYGFCRTRLNIDGKLYTVVYGALSAIESRPIEIKPFFHYWPGSTALTFSTWSCNFNCPWCQNWSLSKTSPNPESMEYYEPFDIVDLALQSGDEGLCASFQEPTLLTDWNIDTFKIGRERGLYACYVSNGYMTLEVLRVLRESGMDGLKIDIKGDSEVYEKFCGGIELEKVWRNVREAKKMGFHIELVNLVITDVNDDEECLREIIERALKETGPDTPIHFTRYYPAYKFDKPATSIKTLEKAYEMARSMGMLYPYIGNVPGHRYEHTYCPNCNEPLIKRYGFSVVRYNVTKDNKCPKCGASINIHGRYVRKGHI
- a CDS encoding ATP-NAD kinase family protein, translated to MDKKKSLGLIVNPIAGMGGSVGLKGTDGKEILEKAIKMGAKPVAPQRAEIFLSHIKHLSKEINLLVGAGWMGEFEAQNVGLEHTTIGQRKNETTSEDTKEIAKRMMEEKINLLVFCGGDGTARDIMDVVGLNLPVLGVPSGVKMHSAVFAINPEAAAELAARFFNEGLPVREAEVMDVDEESFREGRLSSRLYGYILVPYEPEIIQGIKESTILTDDELHNQAAIAIHFIDNIMEPDTVYILGPGTTLRAIVALLSEEKTLLGVDLLLNGKIIKRDVNEAEILESIDNRRAKIVVTPIGGQGFIFGRGNQQISPRVISKVGVENIIIVATKQKMKGLRKLRVDTGDPEVDRKLRGYMRVIVDYGEERLVPVE
- the hjc gene encoding Holliday junction resolvase Hjc is translated as MSLRELAAKSKRKGKGRRGRILTVKEIRRIKKRGYQAERDLVKRLREMGFKSVRVPVSAPSNEPLPDVFATKGDCVLAFEVKAPNAERAYFSKDQVKKLFDFLNMFEIYLVKLAILAAKFPYKWVFKRIESIDDYSIHKDEESNIRLEVIKC